A genomic segment from Garra rufa chromosome 5, GarRuf1.0, whole genome shotgun sequence encodes:
- the LOC141334656 gene encoding retinol dehydrogenase 11 has translation MYLLYIIFSALFCFLILKWMKRRRYCMDVKRLDGKTVLITGGNAGIGKETAVLLALRGARVIIACRDEEKARKAIREIKARSHNMNVLYMEVDLANMKSIREFSKTYLQKEKRLDILINNAAMPSVLDWTDDEFSMCFGVNHLGHYLLTNLLLPRLKESSPSRVINLTCSSYKYQKLDFQDLNYNLFPFFTYCRSKLANIYFIQELARMMEGKGVTAYAVHPGYVQSNWTCHYSVLFRILVQVVMFMFFVSCEAGAQTVVHCAVSDEVLPHNGGYFTDCRPAHLKAFARDSGVAKKLWEASERLVKLA, from the exons ATGTATCTGTTATACATTATATTTTCCGCACTGTTCTGCTTTTTGATACTGAAATGGATGAAACGGAGAAGGTATTGCATGGATGTGAAGAGGTTAGATGGAAAAACGGTTCTTATAACTG GTGGGAACGCTGGTATTGGAAAGGAGACGGCTGTGTTGCTGGCATTGCGAGGAGCTCGTGTGATCATCGCCTGCAGGGATGAGGAGAAAGCCAGGAAGGCCATTCGAGAGATCAAAGCCAGGAGCCACAATATGAATGTGCTGTATATGGAGGTCGACCTGGCTAACATGAAGTCAATACGAGAGTTCAGCAAAACCTACTTACAGAAGGAGAAGCGGCTGGATATTCTGATCAATAATGCAG CCATGCCCAGCGTTCTCGACTGGACGGATGATGAGTTCTCCATGTGCTTTGGCGTGAACCACCTTGGCCACTACTTACTGACCAACCTTCTTCTCCCACGTTTGAAAGAGAGCTCACCAAGCAGAGTGATCAATCTCACCTGCTCCAGCTACAAGTACCAGAAGCTGGACTTCCAAGATCTCAACTACAACCTGTTCCCGTTCTTTACCTACTGCCGCAGCAAGCTGGCCAACATTTACTTCATACAGGAGCTCGCTCGCATGATGGAAGGGAAAGGAGTGACTGCGTATGCCGTTCACCCTG GTTACGTTCAGAGTAACTGGACCTGTCATTACTCAGTTCTGTTCCGGATCCTGGTGCAGGTGgtgatgttcatgttttttgtttCGTGTGAGGCCGGGGCGCAGACCGTGGTCCACTGCGCCGTATCAGACGAGGTGCTGCCGCACAATGGAGGATATTTCACGGACTGCCGACCGGCTCATCTAAAAGCTTTCGCTAGAGATTCTGGAGTAGCAAAAAAACTTTGGGAGGCCAGTGAGAGACTAGTTAAACTGGCCTGA